The Elgaria multicarinata webbii isolate HBS135686 ecotype San Diego chromosome 1, rElgMul1.1.pri, whole genome shotgun sequence genome includes the window atcTACTAGATCTACTAGATCCTCCAGTTGACCCTATGGCCATCCagtccagctcaatgcaggaatccaccttaaagcatccctgacagacggttgtccagtccagctgcatcttgaatgcctctagtgtgggagaggccacgacctccctaggtcactggttccattgtcgtacttctctaacagtcatgaagcttttcctgatgtgcagccagaatctagcttcctgtaacttgagcccattattccgtgtcctgcactctgggaggatcaagaagagatcctggccttcctctgtgtgacaacctttcaagtacttgaggggtgctgtcatgtctcccctcagtcttctcttctccaagctaaagatgcccaattgtttcagtctctcattatagggctttgtttcaagtgCTGCCTGCTACTTCAAAAAGTTTGTGTGGGCCTCCATGGTGAGGCAAATCTCAGGTTATGAGTTCTGGCCATTAGATGttaatttatatattatattaatatattattaaCTGTCTTTGAGATATAGTGGGGCATCAATATAAATCAGTTGACCTATTTTCGGACTTCTCTAACATTGCCTCGGGTCTGTCTACGAAAATTTAAAATTTCTATGCAACGTGGAAGAACCCTGAGTAACTTCTGCCACCCTGTGCCAAACATGTGGTACTTGTCCAGCTGACCCTTGACAATCTCTGCTACTCGCCCTGAACCAGAGGAATTGGCTGGGCTATATGTTTAGCAAAGCCAGCCTTtgccaacttggtgcccaccagatgtttggggACTACCATTCCCATAACTCCTGTCCATTGGCTAGAGCtggtgggaaatgtagtccaaaacaactgggtAGCACCAGGTTTGGAGAAgccaagctaaacagtccaggCTTCCATCTGTCCTCGGGGTAAATGCTTTCCAAACTTTTAAGTCTTGCTCTTTTTGTAGTGCCAACTTGCTTTAAGCAGACCTCCTTTCTCCGCTGCATTTTGTTTGACAGGCAAatgtcccttccttccttctaggcTGTTCCCTTTGCGTGAGCAGGGGATGAACTGGCGTGCAAGGCTCCTGACATGCCAGGAAATAGAGGTAGGAGGATTCTTTCGCTCCTTGAAAATGGACTTTAAAAGACCGCTCCTTCCCCTAGGTTTATATTACTCTGTTCTCTTTCCCGTTCCTCTATGAAATGAGAACTCCTCTGGCTGTGAGAGTTTGGTTGTGGTGCCTGCTTGGGGCCCACGTCCCTACAGAAGGGTGAATTAGCCTGggtcccccatccctcccccctccaaagcaCTGACCGCAGAAAGTGTTTTGAAAGCTGACAAGCTGCGTCGGCTGACTGGCTTGGGGTCGTAGTTGGATCAGGGCAGCAGCACTGGTGGAAGGAAGGTGACGCCTGTTTCCCTCTTCCATGCCGTGTCTCTTTTGGGCATTTTAGGCCTTCAAGAAATCTAAGCAGGTCATGGATCGGTTTGTCCGGGCGTACAAGCTCATGCTGGGATTTTATGGAATCGAGCTGGCCGACGAGGAAACGGGAGAATTGAGGCGCGCGGAGAATTGGCGCGAGAGGTTTGAGAACCTCAACCGGTGAGTTGCGCCGTTGACAGGCTCTCTGGGACAATTcaggaaaggggggggcaggggaaggggccgTCTGCGGACTCCCGGATGGGTGAATTGGTTACCCCAGTTCTACTtagttctttttctctctccccctccagatACAGCCATAATAATTTGCGGATCACTCGCATTTTGAAATGCTTGGGAGAGATGGGCTACGAACACTACCAAGTGCACTTGGTAAAGTTCTTCCTAAGACAGACCCTGGTTTGTCAGGAGCTCCCGAGGGTGCGGAGAAGCACCTTGGACTACTTCATGTTCACTGTCCGAAGCAAGGAGAGGCGGCGGGAGTTGGTGCACTTTGCGTGGCGACACTTCAAGCCGAAAAGGGAGTTTGTCTGGGGGCCTCGAAGGAAGCTCCGGAGATTCAAACTTCCGTCCCCAGAGGTCTTGAGCGACCGGGGGCTCGGAAGAGACCGAGAGCCTAGCAGGAAGGACGCTGGAGAAGCAGAGGAGAAAAACGAGACTGAGACGCCAAATCAAGTATGCCAGAGACTCGACGAAGAGCCTACAAAGGAAGGagttggagaaggagaagaggggaaGGATGGAGCTGAGCTGCAAAACCAGACAGAGAGCATAATGGATAAGAATCCAAGCAGGCAGCCTGTATCCGAAGCTAGCTCCGAGCTGAGCGTTTCGTCCAATGACTCTGCACCAGATGAAGTTAGCAAGAGTGAACCTCTCTCCACTATAGAAGGTGATGGGTTGCAGGCTGGAGATGCTACAGAGCCCCAAGCGGGGCCGGCAAGCGAATGTAGGCCTTCAGAAAAGACACGCCAACCTAGCCCCCCGTCAACGGCAAACGGCAAAGTGGAGAAGGGCAGCGGTCAAGAAGATGCGGCAGTTTCGCTCCTTCAGTCGGAAAGAAAGGATGTCGCGGACGAGTGCGGGAGCGGAGCAGATGGCGAGGTTGGCAAGGAGTCCAAGAAGAGGAAGTTGAAAGTGGAGAAGTTGAGTGGGGAAAGCGCCGGGTTGTTGAAGAGCCCCAGCGACATTGAGAAGATCTCGGTCAATCTCGGAGAGGTTGTGATTGATCAGGAACACTTGGAGAAGGCAAAACCGCCGCTGCCCGAAGGAGGCGGCGGAGATGATCGAGGTGCAAAGGAGGCCGACTCCGTCGATGCGGTGGCGAAAAGGCGGAAAGTGGAGGCGAAGGCGCCGGAAGGCGGAGCCTCAAACTCGCCTGCCAAGGCGGGCGTTGAGGTGGCGCCCTCTGAGGGCCAAGTAGCAAATGACATCATCCCCACCAGTGAGAGGACAGATCGCGTCTGCGGAGATGGGATCGAAATAGCCGGCGAGGCTTCTGTACACGCCCTGACTGGGTGTACAGCGTCCAGTGTGGATTTACTGGCGAATTCCAAAACTAGCACTGAGCCTGGCTTTGCATTGGCCGGCGGCGGGCCAGACAAAACGAAGGAGCCAGAAATGGCCTCTGCGACGGAAGGCATGGGAGCTCCGCCCTGTGTGACCCTGCCAGCCAATGAGAGGGAGGTGGAGGGTAGCGcaggagaaaaagaggggggcacggaaggagaggtggaggatgCAGCAGATAGGAAGGAAGCGGCTAAAGTGGAGGAGAGCGCAGACACCGTAGCGAGGCCGGAAGGCGGAGAATAGCTGCGTCCCAAACAGTATGTAAGTGTCCCACTGGTCCTAAAGGCAGGTAATAGGGCATATCTTCTAGCAAACTGATCAGAACGGTTCTTttcactgtgtgtgtgagtgtgtgtttgcttggttggttcccccctccctgttttttttggtgtgtttttttgtatGACTGTTTATAAAGCCAAGACCCCAACGGGGTTACCTTAGCTAAGATGAAGGCTTCAAGATGAAGAACCCCCAGTTTAAGTTGGTGACTTGCATACCCGGGTTTTCTGAATTCtaacagaatgtgtgtgtgtgtgtgtgtgtgtgtgtgtgtgtgtgcgcgtgtgtgcgcgtgcgtgcttTTTAAATGATTTCAGACAGCTTTGGTTTTAAAGAGAGTtggggatgggtttttttttttagcagttgaATACAATTTAAGCCACTTTGTGGGCGTATTTTTCAGTGTTTACTAGATGATCCAAAAGAAACTCTTTGTTAAATTaactttgtttttgttaaataaaTGGCTTAACTTTTGGATGCAAAGCTTCCGGTCTCCTTTCTTCATCTTTGAACTGCGCATGGTTGAGAGAGgaaagccggggggtggggggtggctaaACAATCCTGCAGAGCTCTTCGGAGGGAAGAATATTTTGAGATATCTGATGTATATTCTTAAATATACAGCAGCTTAAAACAGCAGCTGCTTTCTTCTTTGTAGCCCAGTCTTTGATTTTGACCACATTTTGATTTTCTTTCCTGTGTCATCTTGTGTgcatacattaataataataataagagtaagGGCAGCAGCATTTAGGTAGTGATTTCAGATGGTGAAAGTGCTTAGTGTACAATAGCTTGTAATCACAACGACACTGAAAGTTAacttactatttattttatttatttatttcatttttatactgcccaatagccaaagctctctgggcggtttacaaaaattaaagccgtaaaaaccattcaaaatataaaacagtataaaagcataacataaaatacaatataaaaacacaaccaggataaaatcgagcagcaatgcagaaattaatacagatttaaaatgcaaattttaaacagcaaagtcaTCATCATTATCCCCCATTATAAAAGGAGCTCTGGGGAAATAgttgcttatagaatcatagaatagtagcattggaaggggcctatgaggccatcgagtccaaccccctgttcaatgcaagaatccaccttaaagcatccctgacagatggttgtccagctgcctcttgaaggcctctagtgtgggagagcccacaacctccctaggtaactggttccattgttatactgctctaacagtcaggaagttttcctgatgtccagccagaatctggattcctgaaacttgagcccattattcagtgtcctgcgctctgggatgattgagaagagatcatggccctcctttgggtgacaacctttttagtatttgaagagtgctatcatgtctccccaccagccaatcttctcttctccaggctaaacatgcccagttctttcagtctctcttcatagggctttgtttccagacccctgatcatcctggctgccctcttctgaacacgctccagcttgtctgcatccttcttgaaaagtggtgcccagaactggacgcaatactctagatgagtcctaaccagggccgaatagagaggaaccaggacctcacgtgatttggtagctctacttctattaatgcagcccaaaatagcatttgcctttcttgcagccatatcgcactgttggctcatattcagcttgtgatctacaacaactccaagatccttctcgcttgtagtattgctgagccaagtatcccccatcttgtaactctgcctttggtttctatttcttagatgttagatgtagaacttggcatttatccctattaaatttcgttctgttgttttcagcccagcgctccagcctatcaagatcactttgaagtttgtttctgtcttccagcgtattagctatcccacccaattttgggtgaTCTGCAAATTTATCTaagtccctctcctccccaccccacccccccgccaaGTGAGTACATGAGAATTGAATTGGGCCCTTAGAGATTCATGGTTAGCTgtgtaatcctatgtgtgtctactcataagcaagtcctattgaattcaagtACACTTCCTCCCAGGAAACACTATACCAAGTGGGCTTTTGCATTATGTGCAGTTGTACATAAAGGGCTTCCTGTGATCAAGGCTGAGTGTATTCTGTGGGAAGACCGAGGCAGTCATGAGACCTTTATTTAAAAATCTTACCTTGACCCAGGAGATGTGTCTAACTTATAGGCCAATCTCAAATGTATCATGGTTCTATAAGGAGATTAAGAAGGCGGTGGCATTGCAATTCCAGCTACATCTGGGTAGCACTGactatctggacccatttcagtcggGCATCTAGCTGGGCCATGGCACTGAGACTGACCTGGACTGGGGAGCTCAACTTGATTTCCCCAAGACCTTTCAAAGGCTTatgatgccatcaaccatggtatccttctggattgcctgATGGAGCTGGACATGGGAAGGGTTCTGTTGCTCTTCGTCAGCTAACACCAAAGAAGCCACAGAATGCTAGATTAGCTGCAAAAGACTCTAAAACGAAAGCGGAAATTCCTTGGGAATCTGAATTCTTCTCAAATTTAGGGTGCATGTGGAGACAAGGCAAGTTTTTAGCTccgcagcagcagccacatggaaGAATAACTGAAAACTACAAGGTTTGAGTGCCCCATGCGCACGAACTGAGAAATGCTCAGAATGGAACCCCCAGGATTGTGGGTTTCTGGGTGTTTAGCAGCAGCATTTCAGTGACCCCATTGTCCTGAGTGGTGAGTACTTCCAGAGGCACAGCCCTTCACAGGATTGCTTAACTTGTGAGAACAGAAATTTCTGGAGACCTTGTGATCTGCTTTAAAGTATACAAGCTGAGCATGGGGAGAAGAGCCAGCCAGCTGTAGACTCTGTATCAGCATCTACTCTCTAAAAGAGAATGGCAGGACCTCAGGATACTTCTTGCCTACCagctgtgtgtgcgtgtttccCATTCCTAACCACGGGGCTTGGTGGAGGGACATGCAGCAGTAGCCGTTAGCCAGCAATATTCATCTAAAGAAACGTTGCCTAGCCATCTGTCATTTGTATAGGCAAAAAAACTAATTCAGTCGTCCCCAATCTGGTGGTATTCAGATGTGTTGCCCCAcgagtcccatcatccccatccagctcaACCATAAAAAGGCTGCTTCTCTCACTTGAATATTCTGAATTGCATCAGCCAAGACATCTACCCCGGGGGTCCACAATGCTCACCCCTCAGGGACCTCCACTGACACCTGTGGAGCTCTCTACTCCCTtcaacaaaattattttaaatttaaaagaacTTGAAAAACATCAGgttcttcctgttcctgaacctgccaccAGTCAGCTGTTCAGCAAgtaggaaaaaggggggggggagagttcttTCCTTGCCCCATCCAAGCTTCTgaccacacagacctttcccctaTGCTCTCCCTATCTCTCCAACCCCTTTCCTTGCTAATTCCCTTCCTTGTCCCTAGCCTTCTTTGTCTCCtttcctagccttgctctttctctcctacTTGCCCCTTcgtcttgctgtttctctccattagcagcctctagccttgctattccTTCCTGCCTCTTTACTtcactgtttctctccactcctagcctctagccttgctaatTATCTCCCTGCCACCTCTTGAGTAGCCAGGTCCCAATTTCAGCCATTATGCAACCAGTGAGATCCTCTGggggccattttgtggtggtgcccacagctgttcctcaaatttccaaatgtgcccatgggtccgaAAAGGTTGCAGACCCCTTGGTTTATACTTTCCCCTTCCTGTACCTTGTGGCAGGTACAGAAGAACATGCTGGCAAGGTGCCACACCCCAAAACAGCATGACTCAAGCTTTGCAGTCAGAACTTCCTGTAGTATGGATTCCCTGGTATGGCGCTCAAGGGCACTGTGGGTTTCCCAGCAAGGTTGATCCCCTGTATGAAAGCCCAACTCACAAAAGGTGTTCTTAATGGGTTGGGGAACACAACTGAGACGCATTTGTTTTAAGGATCAATCAACTTGAAATCAGTAGCTTTTGGAAAGACCAGGgctgctttttctgtctttcacCTGGGATGAGTGCTTGTGTCAGCAATAAGAGGAGAATCGTCTGTGACAGATCAAGAAGCATAACATCCTTTGAATGATCTGAGAACAgatctacatgagtgatttattgcatggtcgcgattactcatggaagtttgcaggtcctttaggtGATGTCGTCaatctccaggacatctcccacgctTTCCCCAAATCAGCCCCGTGTAAAATTAGCCCCATTGGCATTGTGCTAAAAtgccaccactagatggcactgtttcattgaagtgaatggagctcacagagaggaagtattcaattcaaaccacatggctgcccatgtaatggtgctgatcataatcccagaaagaaagcaaaagcagaaagccccagtaaggcagtgggattttttaaaatgtagagaagTTCTCTGTTGCCAGAAGTTAAATGATTTAACAGATTCACCTGATATGCTTCATCTGTTCTTTTAGCTTGAGTTACACAATCTTctgaacttggtgccctccagatgttttggtctacaactcccatcatccctggccattggccacactgactggcagtcatgggagttgtagtccaaaacatctgaagggcaccagttagAGAAGGCTGCCACATAAGAAATATGTGCAATTTCTTCTAAGAGGACATGTTAAATTCCAGGAGTACAACAAGCTAGCTGAAATTTTAGCTCCTTTTCCTTAATGATTTTAGGCTGGTTCTCACATGATGTATACATCAAGTCTTGGGGGTAGTTGCACATGATACCTTATAGTGAGTTTGACCACTTGTCCGTGTAGCCTAGAATTGACCGTTTTGACTTGTCCGTGACTCCTGTGTATGTCTGGTGAGTTCCATGTGTGAATGGACCATCACACATCTGACACTCCAGGGAGAACCCTTGTGCATTCAGGGAACTTGAGCAGCATACAAGCATGTGCGAAACCAACTCCTAGCGCTGGACATGTTGAAAAGGCTCTTGTGAGAATTACTGCATTAGAATTTTTTGTATCGCTGGTCATCACCCGCAGACCCTGGCGGTTGATCTCCAGTGAAtctggctgattcacacatgcagctCATCACTGTTCTTGCCATCATATGGGGATCAATCAACACAAGACAAACTCTCCCTTGCTGCCTGTTTGCTCAGCCTGCCTTTTCTTCACTCAAGCAGACCTGATTATCCGTTCTCATGAATGAGCAAGATGTGTGCGTTGTGCCATTACAGATAGGGCTGGCAGTGATTCCAATCACTGTGATCGCAGGAATTGACGCCATGACTTTCTGTGAGTTGATGTATTACTCACAGTGTATTACTGAGATGTATTACTCACATGAATGTATTACATTCATCTGTGTGAACAGTGTCAAACAAAGATCTGCATGGAGAAACAGATCatctttctgtaaaccgcccggagagccctggctatgggagcggtatataagtgtaataaataataatgtctagctccttcctatctctcctctctcatctcacactattgccccgctcgtgctcttcgctcctctgatgccatgtttctcgcctgcccaagggtctctacttcccttgctcggcttcgtccattttcttctgctgccccttatgcctggaacgctcttccagaacatttgagaactacaagttcaaccgcagcttttaaagctcagctaaaaacttttctttttcctaaagcttttaaaacttgatgttgtgcagactttatactgttagttctaccctaccctgtgcctgcttaccctaccctgtgcctgtttgcattctcttcccctccttattgttttactatgattttattagattgtaagcctatgcggcagagtcttgctatttactgttttactctgtacagcaccatgtacattgatggtgctatataaataaattaataataataatcttgtgtGGACAGGCTATATGTCTGCAAAGTCAAACaaatcctccttctcttcctctgcgCGTGGGCCCCTGCTCCTCTCCGGCTGGAACACAGCAGGCTAACAAATCCCTTGAGCTGTGAATGTACACTTACATTCATTGCTTGTCACTCTACAGTCTGTccagccccttcctcctcctttttctccatGACCTGGTCTCTTTCTCCATCTGAGTGCTGTACCCTGAGCCTGCTGGCTGGTCTGTCTCTCCCCATTTAGCCAGGAGACGCAGGTTTCTCTGGAGGTGGAGGGGACCTGTTTAGGAGTGGAGATTTGAGAAGCTGAAGACGGGCGAATTGCTACCCGGTGGAAGAAGGACAGGAGAagctttctgctttttctttttggagCTGAGAAGAATTAAATTGTGACAACTATGGCTGGATTCTCAGCCCTTGGATTACTTTTTCTCTTCCAACTGCTGGCCACCTCCTCGGCTCAGGTAAGGATTTGTCCTCCTATGCTTTTCAAAAGAGCAAACTTTTACAACTTATGCATTGGAGACATCTACCAGGTTGCAGCAACTCCGTTGTCGAGAACTAACATCTGCATCTTGCACACACAAAACAGAGAAGGCATCACTCTTAACTTCTGTGTATCGGTatatgaggctgcaatcctacgcacaaTTGACCAGGAGCAAGTCCCCCTGAAAGCAGTGGGGGTTACTTCTGGATCAACATGAAAAGGATTGGCCTGTAAGAACAGAGACTTCATTAAATAGCAATTAATCTGCCATATTCTCCTTCTTGTACACACAATTGGATTAGTAAAAGAACAGGAGTGAACTTATTCTTCCAAGATACACTTATGGTTATGGCTGAAAAAGTAGACCGTGGTAGTATTGTTGGGTTTtcatgtatttcatttattttggcATTGATGTTGGATGGTATGTATTTAAATCACAGGCTACATCACAAACAAACTGCATTATAACTTTCACAGTCCACTCAcctctattttttcttcttcactagGCAATACAGAGGGAGactgaaaggaggggggaattgacTTGAAAGGAACCATTTTTGTTTAACATAGAAGCGTAAGGTTTCACACTGAACAAAAACTCCAGTGTTCTGTATTTTCAGaccttctcccctccacacacacagagcttcctTTCTCATCAAACCATATACTTTGAACTCCCATTTAAGGGGAAGAAAACATTCTATCAAGTCATTCACCCTGTGAAAAGCGCAGTTGATCTAAATACATACCATCCAATATCAATGCAAAATAACAGCTGAGTAGCGGAGAAATTATAAGGATCCTTTTCTCTTAAAGTTCCCCGGTGAACTTTTTCCGCAGCCAGGTTGAGGAATCTGTAGCTGCCCTACCTCAGCTATGAGCAAACCTTGCGGTACAATGAAAGCTCTGTTACTCCCAACCTGGTTGCAAGTTACTCTCTGGGGCTTCCTCCCCCGCTCCCGCCCCACATAGAAAGACATTTATAGAGTTTTCCCTCTCCTTGAAACCGAAAATCAAACACTGCCTGCATTCAGGGTTTCCATCCCCGTAGAATTCAACGCAGCTCATTGGCAATTAATGACATGCCTCTCCTGCCTCCTGGTCTTATTTGTAAGAAGACAATTTGCACATTATTGTAATTTTAGGTGTACCCCGTTATTCGAAGGTGGCTACTTTAAGTTCACCGTCTGTAAAAGTCGACACAATCCGGCTTAAAGTGTCCAATTAAAAAGTAATTGGGACTTCAGTATCCTCTATTTTTTTCTGCATTGCAAGCCTTGTTCTAGCAAGGAGGCCCCTGGCTTATTAtccaggatggggaggggaggggcagtttTTGAATCCCTTTGAACCTACTGAGACAGAAACCAATCTAAACAGGGATGGATGAGCAGCCATACCGATGAGAGATGGGGACTAAAGGAAATCTTTTGAgggcccatggggggtggggtggatagtGTGTTGTGCTGCACTGGCaagaccagggttcaaatccccgCTCGGCTACAAAGGTTATTCGGTGGTCCTGGGTAAATTGCTGGCTCTCTTAGCCTGACCTACCTGCCGTGGTGGTAATTTGGCTAAACTTGGTGGAAGGGCAAAAATACAAGTGCCATAAATTCTAACTGGTTGGGCAACTTGTAGAGTAGCTTTTCTCATTTCTGGGGAAAAGTTGGAGGGGTGGCAGTAAATGTAAGGTCTGGATTTATGCGTGGGTGGCATGTGTGCGTCTGGATtagtgtgtgcattttaaagcaTGATGTCTGTTTCAAAGATGACTCCCCTTAGTAAAAACTAACCACCtataacagtcttccccaacctggtctcctCCAGATGGTCTGGACTTCagtacccatcagccccagccaacatggccaatggtcaggcatgccgggagttgtactccaagacatctggaggtcaccaggttgtggAACGCTGCCCTAGAAAAGGAGTAAAAATGGGTGCAATAAGTTTTATCAAAAACTGGAAGCTGGAGTTTCCTTAGGATCTGAACACGTTTGAGGATCTAGAATCCCCCGGTGCCTGCCCCAAACCGGGAATTTGAAGTCTCTTGTTGCTTCTGACATTTCCAATCTATTTCCATGTTCCGTCAGTTGCAAGACCTCACTCTTCTTCTCTCTCACTTCCCAGAGGCCAGGTCCACGAGGCCCTCCTGGACCACGAGGACTCCCGGGAACACCTGGCAAGGATGGCATAGATGTAAGTACTGGGCAGCTCAGGATTGGACCAAGCtagagggagaaaggggtggagcaCTGGCTGGGCAACCTAATAGGTTGATTAGAACTGCTGATGGTTGTAGAAGGAAGGACCAACCCCCTGCCTGGCCCGAGGACTTCTGTGTGATTGTGTAGAACTCGTCTCTTTCATTTCTCCTTTCTGAGAGAACCTGAAGCCATTTTTCTTCAAGCACAGAACATCTCGCTCATTTCAAACATACCTTCCGATCAAGACATCTCCCTTGGGAGAAAAATGGCCACAGTTTCTCTGATGGTCACCTGCTTTTGTTGACTAAATGCAAGAATGGCGATCAACAATTCTTTACAACTCAAATCTGCATCTTCACAACTAGGTTGGACATTTTCAAGGGTGCACTTTGTGAAAAGGGCTTGTTTTAGGTTTTGATCACCCCAGATGTGGCCTAATTAAACCACATTTGCCGTCCCGGTTGCGACAGCAAGCAGTGCGCAAAGCTCCTCCTTGCGCCAGCCGAATCGACTCCCTTCATGCTGGAGGAAGTGAAAATGGGCAGAGGGGCAGGACAATGATATCAGTGGGCAAGGCCATGCCCACGGATGTCATCCGGCCCATGGAAATCCCATGAGGGGCAATTTGACCTGCCACCAAAAatcagttctgcacccctgatctcaAGGGCCAGGTTTTGGAGCTGTGCATAAGGAGGAAAGAGCAGCTCTTTCACCCATGTGAGTGGAATTGAATTCTGCTTGGGTGATGGGAAATTGGGATCCAAGCCTGAGTTTCtctacttcattggctgccacttaTTGGGGTGAAGAAGTCCAGAGCATCACAACAATACGTTACTGCATGGATCACCAGAGATGACCAAGAACTGGGGTGGCAGGGGAGAGTGCAGGGGTGCTGTTTCCAgtagcaggtggctaccaggagcagggccttctctgccgtggcaccccggctgtggaatgagctccctaacgaGTTTGCCCGGCACCTACGCTATACTCTTTTAGaagccaggtaaagaccttttttttaattttctcagcattttaacagttaagcaatttaattttaactttgctgttttaaatttgtattttaaatctgtattgatttctgcattgctgcttgattttatcctggttgtggttttatattgtgttttatattatgcttttatactgtttgttttatattttgaatggtttttatggttttaatttttgtaaaccgcacagagaacttcggctattggttggtataaaaatgcaatttatttatttatttattacatttctataccgcccaatagccggagctctctgggcggttcacaaataaataaataaataaaaggtgcctgaaagcacacaactacccaacacactagtgaagagagatgatcaacaagaaacccatttattattatgcaaaagttataaaaaggctgatgtatcccacatttgtttaacaatagtggtgttgggtactataatacaataaaccaataattggaataatattcctacttaaagactatacaagtctataatatagcccaacaaaatcacactaacacactttagtatatttgacacatatttgtggttttaatttttgtacaccgcccagagagcttcggctat containing:
- the OGFR gene encoding opioid growth factor receptor isoform X1; protein product: MAAAAEASPSLRGMEADQASQEEEEEEEEEEEGEEEEEEEGDWQYDSTWEEEEEEEEEGGQPEGDPGSKASEAAPPAAGTEEAKNREKQSWWLPSPKWASFSQIFNRFLFQNIPKVVTSITTEITYLLSPYRRNWTAAKDMQKYRQHYPGLEETEIKEEEMWNLSFYKNEIHFLPRGLYIEDLLEMWQNDYATLEENHSYIQWLFPLREQGMNWRARLLTCQEIEAFKKSKQVMDRFVRAYKLMLGFYGIELADEETGELRRAENWRERFENLNRYSHNNLRITRILKCLGEMGYEHYQVHLVKFFLRQTLVCQELPRVRRSTLDYFMFTVRSKERRRELVHFAWRHFKPKREFVWGPRRKLRRFKLPSPEVLSDRGLGRDREPSRKDAGEAEEKNETETPNQVCQRLDEEPTKEGVGEGEEGKDGAELQNQTESIMDKNPSRQPVSEASSELSVSSNDSAPDEVSKSEPLSTIEGDGLQAGDATEPQAGPASECRPSEKTRQPSPPSTANGKVEKGSGQEDAAVSLLQSERKDVADECGSGADGEVGKESKKRKLKVEKLSGESAGLLKSPSDIEKISVNLGEVVIDQEHLEKAKPPLPEGGGGDDRGAKEADSVDAVAKRRKVEAKAPEGGASNSPAKAGVEVAPSEGQVANDIIPTSERTDRVCGDGIEIAGEASVHALTGCTASSVDLLANSKTSTEPGFALAGGGPDKTKEPEMASATEGMGAPPCVTLPANEREVEGSAGEKEGGTEGEVEDAADRKEAAKVEESADTVARPEGGE
- the OGFR gene encoding opioid growth factor receptor isoform X2, coding for MAAAAEASPSLRGMEADQASQEEEEEEEEEEEGEEEEEEEGDWQYDSTWEEEEEEEEEGGQPEGDPGSKASEAAPPAAGTEEAKNREKQSWWLPSPKWASFSQSPYRRNWTAAKDMQKYRQHYPGLEETEIKEEEMWNLSFYKNEIHFLPRGLYIEDLLEMWQNDYATLEENHSYIQWLFPLREQGMNWRARLLTCQEIEAFKKSKQVMDRFVRAYKLMLGFYGIELADEETGELRRAENWRERFENLNRYSHNNLRITRILKCLGEMGYEHYQVHLVKFFLRQTLVCQELPRVRRSTLDYFMFTVRSKERRRELVHFAWRHFKPKREFVWGPRRKLRRFKLPSPEVLSDRGLGRDREPSRKDAGEAEEKNETETPNQVCQRLDEEPTKEGVGEGEEGKDGAELQNQTESIMDKNPSRQPVSEASSELSVSSNDSAPDEVSKSEPLSTIEGDGLQAGDATEPQAGPASECRPSEKTRQPSPPSTANGKVEKGSGQEDAAVSLLQSERKDVADECGSGADGEVGKESKKRKLKVEKLSGESAGLLKSPSDIEKISVNLGEVVIDQEHLEKAKPPLPEGGGGDDRGAKEADSVDAVAKRRKVEAKAPEGGASNSPAKAGVEVAPSEGQVANDIIPTSERTDRVCGDGIEIAGEASVHALTGCTASSVDLLANSKTSTEPGFALAGGGPDKTKEPEMASATEGMGAPPCVTLPANEREVEGSAGEKEGGTEGEVEDAADRKEAAKVEESADTVARPEGGE